TGTCGACGTCGAACGCGCCAGGACACAGACGCCCACCGGCAGCACGATCGCCCACGGCCTGCTGTTGCTCTCGCTCATCCCGGCAGCGCAGTACGAGCTGGGTGTCTATCCGCGCGATGCGTCCAACGTACTGAACTACGGATTCGACAGGGTGCGCTTCCTGGCACCGGTGACCGCCGGCACGTCGATCGCGCTGCGCGTCGAACTCGCCGAGGTGGCGGACAAAGGTCCCGGCCGAACGCTGGTTCGCTGCCGCAACACGGCCTATGCGGTCGATGCGCCGGAGCGTCCCGTGATGGTTGCCGAATCGCTCGGAATGGTGATCGCATGAGCGCCGGCAACCGGCTTGGCCCCTCGATGCTGGCGGCGGCCGTCGCCGTGCTCAAGAAGCCGCACCGCACGGCAGGCAGCGTCGGACGGGCGGTCTGCGAATGGGCTCGGGTGGTGCGGGGCACGTCGAGCGTGGCGCCCGCACCCGGCGATCGCCGTTTCGACGACCCGACCTGGCGCGAAAGCCCGCTGTACCGCCGAGTGATGCAAGGCCATCTGGCCCTGGCTCGCGAGACACGCCGGCTGGCCAGTGAGCTCGACCTGTCACCGCGCGATGAAGCCCGCGCGAAGATGATGGTGGGCATGGCGGCCGACTCGCTGGCGCCCACCAACACGCTGCTCGGCAACCCGGCTGCGCTCAAGCGCACGCTCGAATCGAATGGGCGCAACCTGACCACAGGGCTGGCGCAGCTGATTGAAGACTGGCGCCACAACGGCGGCCTGCCGGCGTCGGTGGACGTGAGCAAGTTCAAGGTCGGCGCGAACCTGGCTGCGACGCCCGGCGACGTCGTCTACCGCAACGAACAGCTCGAGCTGATCCAGTACCGACCGCAGACACCGACAGTGCACGGCACGCCGCTGTTCATCGTGCCGCCGCAGATCAACAAGTACTACGTCTGGGATCTGGCGCCCGATCGCAGCCTGATCGAGTTCCTGGTCCGGCAAGGCTTCCAGGTGTCTGTCGTGAGCTGGTTCAACCCCACCGCCGCGCAAGCGGAGTGGGGCCTCGGGACCTATGTCCTGGCGCTCGAGGACGCGATGCGGGTGGCGCGCGAGATCACGCGCTCGCCCCAGCTGCACCTGCTCGGCGCCTGCTCGGGCGGCATCACGTCGGCCGCGCTGCTGGCCTACCTGTCCGCCAAGGGCAGCGACTGGGCACGCAGCCTGACGCTGCTGGTCGCGATGCTGGACACCGACGGGATTGCCGACAGCTCCATGGGTTTGTTCGCACACCTCGAGACGCTGGACC
The Piscinibacter sp. XHJ-5 DNA segment above includes these coding regions:
- a CDS encoding MaoC family dehydratase — its product is MAIPPNYLFATLNDHVGHDFGASTPTRLDQPRIDRFAECTGDDQWIHVDVERARTQTPTGSTIAHGLLLLSLIPAAQYELGVYPRDASNVLNYGFDRVRFLAPVTAGTSIALRVELAEVADKGPGRTLVRCRNTAYAVDAPERPVMVAESLGMVIA
- a CDS encoding alpha/beta fold hydrolase, producing the protein MSAGNRLGPSMLAAAVAVLKKPHRTAGSVGRAVCEWARVVRGTSSVAPAPGDRRFDDPTWRESPLYRRVMQGHLALARETRRLASELDLSPRDEARAKMMVGMAADSLAPTNTLLGNPAALKRTLESNGRNLTTGLAQLIEDWRHNGGLPASVDVSKFKVGANLAATPGDVVYRNEQLELIQYRPQTPTVHGTPLFIVPPQINKYYVWDLAPDRSLIEFLVRQGFQVSVVSWFNPTAAQAEWGLGTYVLALEDAMRVAREITRSPQLHLLGACSGGITSAALLAYLSAKGSDWARSLTLLVAMLDTDGIADSSMGLFAHLETLDLARTLSGARGVLEGKELAKVFAWLRPNDLIFNYWVNNYLMGHKPPAFDVLYWNSDTTRMPARLHADFIALLESNALSQPGGVTIAGHSLSLRDIRCDSYIVAGRTDHITPWEGCYRTRELLGGHSEFVLSSSGHVQTIVSPPGNKKSSFLSNAGPHDSPDSFEQGAVTNEGTWWPHLTQWLAARSDADKRAPRQTGSRRHPSLGAAPGSYVMAGGRDASAE